The DNA window TTGGGCTTCTATAGCCAGATCTATATCAATAGAGTGACCCTGACTTGCCCTGATCATGGTTTTATCTTCATTGAATGCAAAACGCTTTTTATTATTGGTTTCTACCACCTCATCTAATTCTTCGGTAGTAAAATAGATTCTTTTTTGGGCTGATTTTGTTTTCAGTTCTTCAACATTTGCCCATCCGCTTTCATCAAGCTTTAACCCGATACTTTCAGGCTGGTGCCTTAAAATAAGGCTTAAAAATTTACTTATTTTTTTCTTTTCTATTTCGTTCATGGTTGGTATTGTAATTTAACAATTATAAAACTCAGGTGCAAAAGTAACGGGTACACCTAAAGTTTTGGATAAGATATCCGAGTATTGATCAAATTCATAAGTAATAGGAGAGGTCGTGAGCATCAAATATTTGCTATTGGACAGACAAACTAAAATATAAGATTCTCCAGAGCCTTTTCCCTGCAATATATTCTGAATTTCAAATCCTTTTACCTGATGCAGCGGAATGATCAAACTTTTCATATGGTTTGAGATGCCAAACCGGTCATTCCTTTTATCTATCCAAAGAACCGTATTATCATGCAGGATATCCAAAACTTCAGTTGGTGTTTGAAATAAGTGGTCTTTTGAATCCCGAACACTATTATTTCCCATTTCAATATACTGAATTATTTCAATGTCATCCTCATATTTTCGTAAAGGTTCAACCTGAGTGATATTCTTGGGATCATGACTGGAAAAGAAACCTGACAAGACTTTTAGAAAAAAATTCATGTTGTCTGAGGGTATTTATTTTGAAATCTATCACAAAGTTCTTCAATATCTTTTTTCCTCACGAGCTCAGCCACCCATTCCTGCGGAATATTTTCAAAGCCGTAATAAATTCCTGCAAGACCTCCCGTTATGGCTCCTGTGGTATCGGTATCTTCAC is part of the Chryseobacterium lactis genome and encodes:
- a CDS encoding RNA 2'-phosphotransferase, producing the protein MNEIEKKKISKFLSLILRHQPESIGLKLDESGWANVEELKTKSAQKRIYFTTEELDEVVETNNKKRFAFNEDKTMIRASQGHSIDIDLAIEAQQPPEFLYHGTAESNISSILDQGIQKRNRQHVHLSADKETATKVGMRHGKPVILTIRTGKMYEDGLSFYLSANEVWLTDFVDAKYISK